One genomic region from Tachysurus vachellii isolate PV-2020 chromosome 22, HZAU_Pvac_v1, whole genome shotgun sequence encodes:
- the lima1b gene encoding LIM domain and actin-binding protein 1 isoform X1, which translates to MTLQGVVMESTPFSRKQWSSQSLRITARELSLVSARGKNNAIAERFSKYQKAAEEANADKKKTPVESLPSAVRSGNLSVLKKRWEEKRQNAPGVTEPVPPAEPRAPSRTHSFRPVRVQKEKKGEVEKVMETKLELMPELKQELKPELTKVTKQELKQEVKQLKQEVKPELKLETKQEVKQEVKQEVKPELKLETKQEVKQEVKQEVKPELKLETKQEVKQEVKQEVKPELKLETKQEVKPELKLETKQEVKQEVMVEEEQKKEVEKPNIALNSLKNMFEKGETKVRRMNSTSQDSDIRPADRGLVSLERSKSVRDRMARYQAAVSKQDSRSPQSTSSPAEIEVKGSAADLKENAPPAGGEQTDIKSAPSEPMSTKPNGVLADTGSSSTAACEPETNDTPRFVRGQRFRATVRETCVACHKTVYPLEKLVANQQTFHNSCFRCAHCNTKLSLVNFACLHGNIYCKPHYNQLFKSKGNYDEGFGHRPHKELWTGRGDDEELEESEKPKPASHDPFPVKLPSSEKVLNQNSTVEETPIAKVTDLTSSLETKTQTVQEAVKPAASVETKRLKVAWPPRADTTSSGLERGRSPVKAFKLKWPPEDDAQSSVVSTERVELRSLRRSASLKDRSRPFSVAPRMESNNQEQTHPLKPTLARSGSLELQSTSKIQMFQKEKKEESSEVKKPSETEHKAFNSSEFEIPPKQEEKHKIPQSILKRPQTNKTEASDDQAEEQPKQPPELKNASPPQVAESNSTSEDVGFCDREEADESLSIEEVIKRNRFYEDEDDEVAEV; encoded by the exons ggtGTGGTGATGGAGTCGACGCCTTTCAGTCGTAAGCAGTGGTCGTCTCAGTCCTTACGCATCACAGCCAGGGAACTTTCACTGGTCAGCGCTCGAGGGAAAAACAACGCCATTGCTGAACGCTTCTCCAA ATATCAGAAGGCTGCAGAGGAAGCAAATGCAGACAAGAAAAAAACG CCAGTGGAGAGCCTGCCTTCAGCAGTCCGCTCAGGGAACCTGAGTGTGTTGAAGAAACGCTGGGAGGAGAAACGACAGAACGCACCGGGTGTGACCGAACCTGTACCTCCGGCAGAACCTCGAGCTCCCTCTCGCACTCACAGCTTCAGACCTGTCAGGGTTCAGAAGGAGAAGAAAGGTGAGGTGGAGAAAGTGATGGAGACGAAGCTGGAGCTAATGCCAGAGTTGAAGCAAGAGTTAAAACCAGAGCTGACGAAGGTGACAAAGCAGGAGCTGAAGCAGGAGGTGAAGCAGCTGAAGCAGGAGGTGAAACCAGAGCTGAAGCTGGAGACAAAGCAGGAGGTGAAGCAGGAGGTGAAACAGGAGGTGAAACCAGAGCTGAAGCTGGAGACAAAGCAGGAGGTGAAGCAGGAGGTGAAACAGGAGGTGAAACCAGAGCTGAAGCTGGAGACAAAGCAGGAGGTGAAGCAGGAGGTGAAACAGGAGGTGAAACCAGAGCTGAAGCTGGAGACAAAGCAGGAGGTGAAACCAGAGCTGAAGCTGGAGACAAAGCAGGAGGTGAAGCAGGAGGTGATGGTGGAGGAAGAGCAGAAGAAGGAAGTGGAGAAACCAAACATTGCTCTCAACAGCCTTAAAAACATGTTTGAGAAAGGAGAAACCAAG GTTCGACGCATGAACAGCACTTCACAAGACTCAGATATTCGACCAGCAGACAGAG GTTTGGTCTCTCTGGAACGCTCCAAgtctgtgagagacagaatggcGAGGTATCAAGCCGCCGTGTCCAAACAAGACTCCCGGAGTCCTCAGAGCACA TCGAGCCCAGCTGAGATCGAGGTTAAAGGTTCAGCGGCAGATCTGAAGGAAAATGCGCCTCCTGCTGGTGGAGAACAGACTGATATCAAG TCTGCACCTTCAGAGCCAATGAGCACGAAACCCAATG GTGTGTTAGCTGATACAGGAAGTTCAAGCACTGCAGCATGTGAGCCAGAAACCAACGACACACCCAGATTTGTCAGA GGTCAGAGGTTTCGTGCTACTGTGAGAGAGACTTGCGTTGCTTGCCATAAGACAGTTTACCCGCTGGAGAAACTGGTGGCCAATCAGCAAACCTTCCACAACTCTTGTTTCCGCTGCGCTCACTGCAACACCAAACTCAG CTTGGTGAATTTCGCCTGCCTGCATGGTAACATCTACTGCAAACCTCACTACAACCAGCTCTTCAAGTCCAAAGGTAACTATGACGAGGGCTTTGGACACAGGCCTCATAAAGAGCTGTGGACCGGCCGAGGTGATGACGAGGAGCTCGAAGAGTCTGAAAAGCCGAAACCTGCTTCACATGACCCCTTCCCAGTTAAACTGCCCAGTTCAGAAAAAGTCTTAAATCAAAATTCCACAGTTGAGGAAACTCCTATAGCCAAAGTCACTGATCTTACATCATCTCTGGAGACCAAAACTCAGACGGTTCAGGAAGCAGTGAAACCTGCAGCTTCTGTGGAAACAAAAAGATTGAAGGTCGCTTGGCCACCACGTGCTGACACAACCAGCTCTGGTCTGGAAAGAGGAAGGAGTCCAGTTAAAGCCTTCAAGCTGAAATGGCCCCCAGAGGACGACGCCCAGTCCAGTGTGGTGAGCACAGAGCGAGTGGAGTTGAGGAGTCTGAGACGCAGCGCATCTCTCAAAGATCGTAGTCGACCTTTTTCTGTGGCACCGAGAATGGAATCCAACAATCAGGAGCAAACACACCCACTCAAGCCCACTCTGGCTCGGAGTGGCTCTCTGGAGCTTCAGTCGACTTCTAAAATACAGATGTTCcagaaggagaaaaaggaggagaGCTCAGAGGTGAAAAAACCCTCTGAGACAGAGCACAAGGCTTTCAACAGCAGTGAATTTGAGATTCCTCCAAAACAAGAGGAGAAACACAAAATCCCACAATCCATCCTGAAACGacctcaaacaaacaaaacagaggcTTCTGATGACCAGGCTGAGGAGCAACCGAAACAACCCCCAGAACTTAAGAATGCTTCACCTCCCCAAGTTGCAGAGAGCAACAGTACATCTGAAGATGTGGGTTTCTGTGACAGAGAAGAAGCGGATGAATCCCTCAGCATCGAGGAAGTGATCAAGAGGAACCGATTctatgaagatgaagatgatgaagttGCTGAAGTTTGA
- the lima1b gene encoding LIM domain and actin-binding protein 1 isoform X4, translating into MTLQGVVMESTPFSRKQWSSQSLRITARELSLVSARGKNNAIAERFSKYQKAAEEANADKKKTPVESLPSAVRSGNLSVLKKRWEEKRQNAPGVTEPVPPAEPRAPSRTHSFRPVRVQKEKKGEVEKVMETKLELMPELKQELKPELTKVTKQELKQEVKQLKQEVKPELKLETKQEVKQEVKQEVKQEVKPELKLETKQEVKQEVKQEVKPELKLETKQEVKPELKLETKQEVKQEVMVEEEQKKEVEKPNIALNSLKNMFEKGETKVRRMNSTSQDSDIRPADRGLVSLERSKSVRDRMARYQAAVSKQDSRSPQSTSSPAEIEVKGSAADLKENAPPAGGEQTDIKSAPSEPMSTKPNGVLADTGSSSTAACEPETNDTPRFVRGQRFRATVRETCVACHKTVYPLEKLVANQQTFHNSCFRCAHCNTKLSLVNFACLHGNIYCKPHYNQLFKSKGNYDEGFGHRPHKELWTGRGDDEELEESEKPKPASHDPFPVKLPSSEKVLNQNSTVEETPIAKVTDLTSSLETKTQTVQEAVKPAASVETKRLKVAWPPRADTTSSGLERGRSPVKAFKLKWPPEDDAQSSVVSTERVELRSLRRSASLKDRSRPFSVAPRMESNNQEQTHPLKPTLARSGSLELQSTSKIQMFQKEKKEESSEVKKPSETEHKAFNSSEFEIPPKQEEKHKIPQSILKRPQTNKTEASDDQAEEQPKQPPELKNASPPQVAESNSTSEDVGFCDREEADESLSIEEVIKRNRFYEDEDDEVAEV; encoded by the exons ggtGTGGTGATGGAGTCGACGCCTTTCAGTCGTAAGCAGTGGTCGTCTCAGTCCTTACGCATCACAGCCAGGGAACTTTCACTGGTCAGCGCTCGAGGGAAAAACAACGCCATTGCTGAACGCTTCTCCAA ATATCAGAAGGCTGCAGAGGAAGCAAATGCAGACAAGAAAAAAACG CCAGTGGAGAGCCTGCCTTCAGCAGTCCGCTCAGGGAACCTGAGTGTGTTGAAGAAACGCTGGGAGGAGAAACGACAGAACGCACCGGGTGTGACCGAACCTGTACCTCCGGCAGAACCTCGAGCTCCCTCTCGCACTCACAGCTTCAGACCTGTCAGGGTTCAGAAGGAGAAGAAAGGTGAGGTGGAGAAAGTGATGGAGACGAAGCTGGAGCTAATGCCAGAGTTGAAGCAAGAGTTAAAACCAGAGCTGACGAAGGTGACAAAGCAGGAGCTGAAGCAGGAGGTGAAGCAGCTGAAGCAGGAGGTGAAACCAGAGCTGAAGCTGGAGACAAAGCAGGAGGTGAAGCAGGAGGTGAAACAGGAG GTGAAACAGGAGGTGAAACCAGAGCTGAAGCTGGAGACAAAGCAGGAGGTGAAGCAGGAGGTGAAACAGGAGGTGAAACCAGAGCTGAAGCTGGAGACAAAGCAGGAGGTGAAACCAGAGCTGAAGCTGGAGACAAAGCAGGAGGTGAAGCAGGAGGTGATGGTGGAGGAAGAGCAGAAGAAGGAAGTGGAGAAACCAAACATTGCTCTCAACAGCCTTAAAAACATGTTTGAGAAAGGAGAAACCAAG GTTCGACGCATGAACAGCACTTCACAAGACTCAGATATTCGACCAGCAGACAGAG GTTTGGTCTCTCTGGAACGCTCCAAgtctgtgagagacagaatggcGAGGTATCAAGCCGCCGTGTCCAAACAAGACTCCCGGAGTCCTCAGAGCACA TCGAGCCCAGCTGAGATCGAGGTTAAAGGTTCAGCGGCAGATCTGAAGGAAAATGCGCCTCCTGCTGGTGGAGAACAGACTGATATCAAG TCTGCACCTTCAGAGCCAATGAGCACGAAACCCAATG GTGTGTTAGCTGATACAGGAAGTTCAAGCACTGCAGCATGTGAGCCAGAAACCAACGACACACCCAGATTTGTCAGA GGTCAGAGGTTTCGTGCTACTGTGAGAGAGACTTGCGTTGCTTGCCATAAGACAGTTTACCCGCTGGAGAAACTGGTGGCCAATCAGCAAACCTTCCACAACTCTTGTTTCCGCTGCGCTCACTGCAACACCAAACTCAG CTTGGTGAATTTCGCCTGCCTGCATGGTAACATCTACTGCAAACCTCACTACAACCAGCTCTTCAAGTCCAAAGGTAACTATGACGAGGGCTTTGGACACAGGCCTCATAAAGAGCTGTGGACCGGCCGAGGTGATGACGAGGAGCTCGAAGAGTCTGAAAAGCCGAAACCTGCTTCACATGACCCCTTCCCAGTTAAACTGCCCAGTTCAGAAAAAGTCTTAAATCAAAATTCCACAGTTGAGGAAACTCCTATAGCCAAAGTCACTGATCTTACATCATCTCTGGAGACCAAAACTCAGACGGTTCAGGAAGCAGTGAAACCTGCAGCTTCTGTGGAAACAAAAAGATTGAAGGTCGCTTGGCCACCACGTGCTGACACAACCAGCTCTGGTCTGGAAAGAGGAAGGAGTCCAGTTAAAGCCTTCAAGCTGAAATGGCCCCCAGAGGACGACGCCCAGTCCAGTGTGGTGAGCACAGAGCGAGTGGAGTTGAGGAGTCTGAGACGCAGCGCATCTCTCAAAGATCGTAGTCGACCTTTTTCTGTGGCACCGAGAATGGAATCCAACAATCAGGAGCAAACACACCCACTCAAGCCCACTCTGGCTCGGAGTGGCTCTCTGGAGCTTCAGTCGACTTCTAAAATACAGATGTTCcagaaggagaaaaaggaggagaGCTCAGAGGTGAAAAAACCCTCTGAGACAGAGCACAAGGCTTTCAACAGCAGTGAATTTGAGATTCCTCCAAAACAAGAGGAGAAACACAAAATCCCACAATCCATCCTGAAACGacctcaaacaaacaaaacagaggcTTCTGATGACCAGGCTGAGGAGCAACCGAAACAACCCCCAGAACTTAAGAATGCTTCACCTCCCCAAGTTGCAGAGAGCAACAGTACATCTGAAGATGTGGGTTTCTGTGACAGAGAAGAAGCGGATGAATCCCTCAGCATCGAGGAAGTGATCAAGAGGAACCGATTctatgaagatgaagatgatgaagttGCTGAAGTTTGA
- the lima1b gene encoding LIM domain and actin-binding protein 1 isoform X3: MTLQGVVMESTPFSRKQWSSQSLRITARELSLVSARGKNNAIAERFSKYQKAAEEANADKKKTPVESLPSAVRSGNLSVLKKRWEEKRQNAPGVTEPVPPAEPRAPSRTHSFRPVRVQKEKKGEVEKVMETKLELMPELKQELKPELTKVTKQELKQEVKQLKQEVKPELKLETKQEVKQEVKQEVKPELKLETKQEVKQEVKQEVKPELKLETKQEVKQEVKQEVKPELKLETKQEVKQEVMVEEEQKKEVEKPNIALNSLKNMFEKGETKVRRMNSTSQDSDIRPADRGLVSLERSKSVRDRMARYQAAVSKQDSRSPQSTSSPAEIEVKGSAADLKENAPPAGGEQTDIKSAPSEPMSTKPNGVLADTGSSSTAACEPETNDTPRFVRGQRFRATVRETCVACHKTVYPLEKLVANQQTFHNSCFRCAHCNTKLSLVNFACLHGNIYCKPHYNQLFKSKGNYDEGFGHRPHKELWTGRGDDEELEESEKPKPASHDPFPVKLPSSEKVLNQNSTVEETPIAKVTDLTSSLETKTQTVQEAVKPAASVETKRLKVAWPPRADTTSSGLERGRSPVKAFKLKWPPEDDAQSSVVSTERVELRSLRRSASLKDRSRPFSVAPRMESNNQEQTHPLKPTLARSGSLELQSTSKIQMFQKEKKEESSEVKKPSETEHKAFNSSEFEIPPKQEEKHKIPQSILKRPQTNKTEASDDQAEEQPKQPPELKNASPPQVAESNSTSEDVGFCDREEADESLSIEEVIKRNRFYEDEDDEVAEV; encoded by the exons ggtGTGGTGATGGAGTCGACGCCTTTCAGTCGTAAGCAGTGGTCGTCTCAGTCCTTACGCATCACAGCCAGGGAACTTTCACTGGTCAGCGCTCGAGGGAAAAACAACGCCATTGCTGAACGCTTCTCCAA ATATCAGAAGGCTGCAGAGGAAGCAAATGCAGACAAGAAAAAAACG CCAGTGGAGAGCCTGCCTTCAGCAGTCCGCTCAGGGAACCTGAGTGTGTTGAAGAAACGCTGGGAGGAGAAACGACAGAACGCACCGGGTGTGACCGAACCTGTACCTCCGGCAGAACCTCGAGCTCCCTCTCGCACTCACAGCTTCAGACCTGTCAGGGTTCAGAAGGAGAAGAAAGGTGAGGTGGAGAAAGTGATGGAGACGAAGCTGGAGCTAATGCCAGAGTTGAAGCAAGAGTTAAAACCAGAGCTGACGAAGGTGACAAAGCAGGAGCTGAAGCAGGAGGTGAAGCAGCTGAAGCAGGAGGTGAAACCAGAGCTGAAGCTGGAGACAAAGCAGGAGGTGAAGCAGGAGGTGAAACAGGAGGTGAAACCAGAGCTGAAGCTGGAGACAAAGCAGGAGGTGAAGCAGGAGGTGAAACAGGAGGTGAAACCAGAGCTGAAGCTGGAGACAAAGCAGGAGGTGAAGCAGGAGGTGAAACAGGAG GTGAAACCAGAGCTGAAGCTGGAGACAAAGCAGGAGGTGAAGCAGGAGGTGATGGTGGAGGAAGAGCAGAAGAAGGAAGTGGAGAAACCAAACATTGCTCTCAACAGCCTTAAAAACATGTTTGAGAAAGGAGAAACCAAG GTTCGACGCATGAACAGCACTTCACAAGACTCAGATATTCGACCAGCAGACAGAG GTTTGGTCTCTCTGGAACGCTCCAAgtctgtgagagacagaatggcGAGGTATCAAGCCGCCGTGTCCAAACAAGACTCCCGGAGTCCTCAGAGCACA TCGAGCCCAGCTGAGATCGAGGTTAAAGGTTCAGCGGCAGATCTGAAGGAAAATGCGCCTCCTGCTGGTGGAGAACAGACTGATATCAAG TCTGCACCTTCAGAGCCAATGAGCACGAAACCCAATG GTGTGTTAGCTGATACAGGAAGTTCAAGCACTGCAGCATGTGAGCCAGAAACCAACGACACACCCAGATTTGTCAGA GGTCAGAGGTTTCGTGCTACTGTGAGAGAGACTTGCGTTGCTTGCCATAAGACAGTTTACCCGCTGGAGAAACTGGTGGCCAATCAGCAAACCTTCCACAACTCTTGTTTCCGCTGCGCTCACTGCAACACCAAACTCAG CTTGGTGAATTTCGCCTGCCTGCATGGTAACATCTACTGCAAACCTCACTACAACCAGCTCTTCAAGTCCAAAGGTAACTATGACGAGGGCTTTGGACACAGGCCTCATAAAGAGCTGTGGACCGGCCGAGGTGATGACGAGGAGCTCGAAGAGTCTGAAAAGCCGAAACCTGCTTCACATGACCCCTTCCCAGTTAAACTGCCCAGTTCAGAAAAAGTCTTAAATCAAAATTCCACAGTTGAGGAAACTCCTATAGCCAAAGTCACTGATCTTACATCATCTCTGGAGACCAAAACTCAGACGGTTCAGGAAGCAGTGAAACCTGCAGCTTCTGTGGAAACAAAAAGATTGAAGGTCGCTTGGCCACCACGTGCTGACACAACCAGCTCTGGTCTGGAAAGAGGAAGGAGTCCAGTTAAAGCCTTCAAGCTGAAATGGCCCCCAGAGGACGACGCCCAGTCCAGTGTGGTGAGCACAGAGCGAGTGGAGTTGAGGAGTCTGAGACGCAGCGCATCTCTCAAAGATCGTAGTCGACCTTTTTCTGTGGCACCGAGAATGGAATCCAACAATCAGGAGCAAACACACCCACTCAAGCCCACTCTGGCTCGGAGTGGCTCTCTGGAGCTTCAGTCGACTTCTAAAATACAGATGTTCcagaaggagaaaaaggaggagaGCTCAGAGGTGAAAAAACCCTCTGAGACAGAGCACAAGGCTTTCAACAGCAGTGAATTTGAGATTCCTCCAAAACAAGAGGAGAAACACAAAATCCCACAATCCATCCTGAAACGacctcaaacaaacaaaacagaggcTTCTGATGACCAGGCTGAGGAGCAACCGAAACAACCCCCAGAACTTAAGAATGCTTCACCTCCCCAAGTTGCAGAGAGCAACAGTACATCTGAAGATGTGGGTTTCTGTGACAGAGAAGAAGCGGATGAATCCCTCAGCATCGAGGAAGTGATCAAGAGGAACCGATTctatgaagatgaagatgatgaagttGCTGAAGTTTGA
- the lima1b gene encoding LIM domain and actin-binding protein 1 isoform X5, which translates to MTLQGVVMESTPFSRKQWSSQSLRITARELSLVSARGKNNAIAERFSKYQKAAEEANADKKKTPVESLPSAVRSGNLSVLKKRWEEKRQNAPGVTEPVPPAEPRAPSRTHSFRPVRVQKEKKGEVEKVMETKLELMPELKQELKPELTKVTKQELKQEVKQLKQEVKPELKLETKQEVKQEVKQEVKPELKLETKQEVKQEVKQEVKPELKLETKQEVKQEVKQEEEQKKEVEKPNIALNSLKNMFEKGETKVRRMNSTSQDSDIRPADRGLVSLERSKSVRDRMARYQAAVSKQDSRSPQSTSSPAEIEVKGSAADLKENAPPAGGEQTDIKSAPSEPMSTKPNGVLADTGSSSTAACEPETNDTPRFVRGQRFRATVRETCVACHKTVYPLEKLVANQQTFHNSCFRCAHCNTKLSLVNFACLHGNIYCKPHYNQLFKSKGNYDEGFGHRPHKELWTGRGDDEELEESEKPKPASHDPFPVKLPSSEKVLNQNSTVEETPIAKVTDLTSSLETKTQTVQEAVKPAASVETKRLKVAWPPRADTTSSGLERGRSPVKAFKLKWPPEDDAQSSVVSTERVELRSLRRSASLKDRSRPFSVAPRMESNNQEQTHPLKPTLARSGSLELQSTSKIQMFQKEKKEESSEVKKPSETEHKAFNSSEFEIPPKQEEKHKIPQSILKRPQTNKTEASDDQAEEQPKQPPELKNASPPQVAESNSTSEDVGFCDREEADESLSIEEVIKRNRFYEDEDDEVAEV; encoded by the exons ggtGTGGTGATGGAGTCGACGCCTTTCAGTCGTAAGCAGTGGTCGTCTCAGTCCTTACGCATCACAGCCAGGGAACTTTCACTGGTCAGCGCTCGAGGGAAAAACAACGCCATTGCTGAACGCTTCTCCAA ATATCAGAAGGCTGCAGAGGAAGCAAATGCAGACAAGAAAAAAACG CCAGTGGAGAGCCTGCCTTCAGCAGTCCGCTCAGGGAACCTGAGTGTGTTGAAGAAACGCTGGGAGGAGAAACGACAGAACGCACCGGGTGTGACCGAACCTGTACCTCCGGCAGAACCTCGAGCTCCCTCTCGCACTCACAGCTTCAGACCTGTCAGGGTTCAGAAGGAGAAGAAAGGTGAGGTGGAGAAAGTGATGGAGACGAAGCTGGAGCTAATGCCAGAGTTGAAGCAAGAGTTAAAACCAGAGCTGACGAAGGTGACAAAGCAGGAGCTGAAGCAGGAGGTGAAGCAGCTGAAGCAGGAGGTGAAACCAGAGCTGAAGCTGGAGACAAAGCAGGAGGTGAAGCAGGAGGTGAAACAGGAGGTGAAACCAGAGCTGAAGCTGGAGACAAAGCAGGAGGTGAAGCAGGAGGTGAAACAGGAGGTGAAACCAGAGCTGAAGCTGGAGACAAAGCAGGAGGTGAAGCAGGAGGTGAAACAGGAG GAAGAGCAGAAGAAGGAAGTGGAGAAACCAAACATTGCTCTCAACAGCCTTAAAAACATGTTTGAGAAAGGAGAAACCAAG GTTCGACGCATGAACAGCACTTCACAAGACTCAGATATTCGACCAGCAGACAGAG GTTTGGTCTCTCTGGAACGCTCCAAgtctgtgagagacagaatggcGAGGTATCAAGCCGCCGTGTCCAAACAAGACTCCCGGAGTCCTCAGAGCACA TCGAGCCCAGCTGAGATCGAGGTTAAAGGTTCAGCGGCAGATCTGAAGGAAAATGCGCCTCCTGCTGGTGGAGAACAGACTGATATCAAG TCTGCACCTTCAGAGCCAATGAGCACGAAACCCAATG GTGTGTTAGCTGATACAGGAAGTTCAAGCACTGCAGCATGTGAGCCAGAAACCAACGACACACCCAGATTTGTCAGA GGTCAGAGGTTTCGTGCTACTGTGAGAGAGACTTGCGTTGCTTGCCATAAGACAGTTTACCCGCTGGAGAAACTGGTGGCCAATCAGCAAACCTTCCACAACTCTTGTTTCCGCTGCGCTCACTGCAACACCAAACTCAG CTTGGTGAATTTCGCCTGCCTGCATGGTAACATCTACTGCAAACCTCACTACAACCAGCTCTTCAAGTCCAAAGGTAACTATGACGAGGGCTTTGGACACAGGCCTCATAAAGAGCTGTGGACCGGCCGAGGTGATGACGAGGAGCTCGAAGAGTCTGAAAAGCCGAAACCTGCTTCACATGACCCCTTCCCAGTTAAACTGCCCAGTTCAGAAAAAGTCTTAAATCAAAATTCCACAGTTGAGGAAACTCCTATAGCCAAAGTCACTGATCTTACATCATCTCTGGAGACCAAAACTCAGACGGTTCAGGAAGCAGTGAAACCTGCAGCTTCTGTGGAAACAAAAAGATTGAAGGTCGCTTGGCCACCACGTGCTGACACAACCAGCTCTGGTCTGGAAAGAGGAAGGAGTCCAGTTAAAGCCTTCAAGCTGAAATGGCCCCCAGAGGACGACGCCCAGTCCAGTGTGGTGAGCACAGAGCGAGTGGAGTTGAGGAGTCTGAGACGCAGCGCATCTCTCAAAGATCGTAGTCGACCTTTTTCTGTGGCACCGAGAATGGAATCCAACAATCAGGAGCAAACACACCCACTCAAGCCCACTCTGGCTCGGAGTGGCTCTCTGGAGCTTCAGTCGACTTCTAAAATACAGATGTTCcagaaggagaaaaaggaggagaGCTCAGAGGTGAAAAAACCCTCTGAGACAGAGCACAAGGCTTTCAACAGCAGTGAATTTGAGATTCCTCCAAAACAAGAGGAGAAACACAAAATCCCACAATCCATCCTGAAACGacctcaaacaaacaaaacagaggcTTCTGATGACCAGGCTGAGGAGCAACCGAAACAACCCCCAGAACTTAAGAATGCTTCACCTCCCCAAGTTGCAGAGAGCAACAGTACATCTGAAGATGTGGGTTTCTGTGACAGAGAAGAAGCGGATGAATCCCTCAGCATCGAGGAAGTGATCAAGAGGAACCGATTctatgaagatgaagatgatgaagttGCTGAAGTTTGA